A genomic segment from Rickettsiella endosymbiont of Miltochrista miniata encodes:
- a CDS encoding NAD-dependent epimerase/dehydratase family protein, with amino-acid sequence MNYVVTGCAGFIGSHLVDRLLIQGHQVVGIDDLSTGHMEFLQVAKQFSSFKFIFADCLDRNALLETFPKQCDAVFHFSANADVKDGIKHTKKDLEQNTIVTFNILDAMRVNGIKKIIFPSTGSVYGEADIFPTPENAPFPIQTSLYGASKVAAEGLIQAYSEAFNIQAYIFRFVSILGERYTHGHVIDFYKKLENDSNQLEILGDGTQAKSYLYIQDCIDAIFLTLKKTDKKINIFNLGTDEYCQVKDSIAWISKELGVMPELNYLGGKKGWIGDNPFIYLDCKKIRELGWQPKFSIQQSIIKTLNYLRRNTWLVEANA; translated from the coding sequence ATGAACTATGTTGTAACAGGCTGTGCGGGATTTATAGGAAGTCATTTAGTAGACCGACTACTGATACAAGGGCATCAGGTAGTGGGTATAGATGATTTATCTACAGGACATATGGAGTTTTTACAAGTAGCCAAACAATTCTCTTCTTTTAAATTTATTTTTGCTGATTGTCTTGATAGAAATGCTTTGCTAGAAACTTTTCCAAAGCAATGCGATGCCGTGTTTCATTTTTCTGCTAATGCCGACGTTAAAGATGGAATTAAGCATACCAAAAAAGATTTAGAACAAAACACAATTGTGACCTTTAATATTTTAGATGCAATGCGAGTTAATGGAATTAAAAAAATAATTTTTCCATCCACGGGATCGGTTTATGGAGAAGCTGATATCTTTCCTACTCCAGAAAATGCACCATTTCCCATACAAACCTCCCTGTATGGAGCTTCTAAAGTGGCTGCAGAAGGTTTAATTCAAGCTTACAGTGAAGCTTTTAACATACAAGCTTATATTTTTCGTTTTGTATCAATTTTGGGTGAACGATATACACATGGGCATGTCATTGATTTTTATAAAAAATTAGAAAATGATTCTAATCAGTTAGAGATTTTAGGAGATGGTACTCAAGCTAAGTCTTATTTGTATATACAAGATTGTATTGACGCTATTTTTTTAACGTTAAAAAAAACTGATAAAAAAATTAATATATTTAATTTAGGTACAGACGAATACTGCCAAGTTAAAGATTCTATTGCCTGGATTTCTAAGGAATTAGGTGTGATGCCTGAATTAAATTATTTAGGTGGTAAAAAGGGATGGATAGGCGATAACCCTTTTATTTACTTAGACTGTAAAAAGATTCGTGAATTAGGGTGGCAACCTAAGTTTAGTATTCAACAAAGTATTATCAAAACCTTAAATTATTTAAGAAGAAATACCTGGCTAGTAGAGGCAAATGCATGA
- a CDS encoding nucleotide sugar dehydrogenase, translating into MKVAVVGLGHLGCVTAACLTKFGHTIIAYDEDPQVVANLNQGFPPIYEPGLNKLIIDGTSNNILEFTNIPQKLKDLDIIWITYDTPLNDLGQGTVNEIINKISTLFPYFKQNSLIIISSQIPVGTTQKIKTFFFHDYNDKQVDFVYSPENLRLGKAIDLFLKPDRLIMGIQLESNKKIIENLLLPIVDKILWMSVESAEMTKHAINAFLATSIVFINELATLCEYYGADAHSITQGLMTDIRIGPNAYLTPGSAFSGGTLTRDIHYLIQLSDACKINFNFFQEVLQSNQRHISWIQTKITENIKSLKGKKVAILGLAYKPGTDSIRHSFTINLSLWFNTQGAIVNAYDPVIKHLTSDLERIIYLQKDIDSALYEADIVVIGTECPEFLNIRIDQLGSQLPMPYLFDMNGFLSQQLEGEEAIKYFKVGGCNKIQHTNEIIK; encoded by the coding sequence ATGAAAGTGGCTGTAGTGGGTTTAGGGCATCTGGGTTGTGTTACGGCGGCTTGCTTAACAAAGTTTGGGCATACTATAATTGCATATGATGAGGATCCTCAAGTAGTCGCTAACTTGAATCAAGGATTTCCTCCAATTTATGAACCCGGATTGAACAAACTTATTATTGATGGAACAAGTAATAATATCCTAGAATTTACTAACATACCTCAGAAGTTAAAAGATTTAGATATTATTTGGATAACCTATGACACCCCTCTGAATGATTTGGGTCAGGGTACTGTGAATGAAATTATAAATAAAATAAGTACTCTTTTTCCTTATTTTAAACAAAATTCATTAATTATTATTTCTTCACAAATACCAGTTGGCACTACTCAAAAAATAAAAACCTTTTTTTTTCATGATTACAATGACAAACAGGTCGATTTTGTTTACTCGCCAGAAAATTTACGTTTAGGTAAAGCAATAGATTTGTTTTTAAAACCTGATCGTTTAATTATGGGTATTCAGTTGGAATCTAATAAAAAAATTATTGAAAATTTATTACTTCCCATTGTTGATAAAATACTTTGGATGTCAGTAGAATCAGCGGAAATGACTAAACATGCTATCAATGCTTTTTTAGCAACTTCGATTGTTTTTATTAACGAATTAGCTACATTATGTGAATATTATGGTGCAGACGCACATTCAATAACGCAAGGCTTAATGACAGATATCCGAATAGGACCTAATGCTTATTTAACACCAGGGAGTGCATTTTCAGGCGGGACCTTAACTCGAGATATTCATTATTTAATTCAACTAAGTGATGCTTGCAAAATAAATTTTAATTTCTTTCAAGAAGTTTTGCAAAGCAATCAAAGACATATTTCTTGGATACAAACAAAAATAACTGAAAATATTAAAAGTCTTAAAGGTAAAAAAGTGGCTATTTTGGGATTAGCTTACAAACCAGGAACGGACTCTATAAGGCATTCTTTTACCATTAATCTTAGCTTATGGTTTAATACACAAGGTGCGATTGTTAATGCTTATGACCCTGTTATAAAGCATTTAACTTCTGATTTAGAACGGATCATTTATCTACAAAAAGATATTGATTCCGCTCTTTATGAAGCCGATATAGTTGTTATAGGAACTGAATGCCCAGAGTTTCTGAATATTAGAATAGATCAATTGGGCTCACAACTACCAATGCCCTATTTATTCGACATGAATGGTTTTTTAAGTCAACAATTAGAGGGTGAAGAAGCTATTAAGTATTTTAAAGTAGGCGGATGTAATAAAATACAACATACTAATGAAATTATTAAATAA
- a CDS encoding SDR family oxidoreductase: protein MKLLNKKAIISGASKGLGAAIARAYVVAGASVVICARNNIELLKKQAELQTISLGSKVIAIPTDISSPEQIDYLIRIAEKELGGVDILVANAAIYGPKGPLETLDWQAWSEVIDINLKGTVLQCKAVIPLFKRQKKGKIIIISGGGATKPMPNFTAYAASKAGVIRFSETLANELQKFNIDVMAISPGALNTDFLDEVLRAGPEKVGDKFYQISLKQAKTGGSSLELAADLSVYLASDAADGITGKLISAVWDPWKNLHEYYPEIAMTDIYTLRRIKLEKLKIMRNI from the coding sequence ATGAAATTATTAAATAAAAAGGCGATTATCAGTGGCGCCAGTAAGGGGTTGGGAGCAGCTATCGCTAGAGCTTATGTAGTTGCTGGCGCTAGTGTGGTCATTTGTGCCAGAAATAATATCGAACTATTAAAAAAACAAGCTGAGTTACAGACTATTTCTTTGGGTAGCAAAGTAATAGCTATCCCTACTGATATCTCATCACCAGAACAAATAGATTATTTAATAAGAATAGCCGAAAAAGAGTTGGGTGGAGTAGATATTTTAGTTGCGAATGCTGCCATTTATGGACCTAAAGGACCGCTTGAAACACTTGATTGGCAAGCATGGAGTGAAGTGATAGATATTAATTTAAAGGGTACCGTCTTACAATGTAAAGCGGTAATTCCTTTGTTTAAAAGACAAAAAAAGGGAAAAATTATTATTATTTCAGGTGGTGGAGCAACTAAGCCAATGCCGAATTTTACTGCCTACGCTGCTTCCAAAGCAGGTGTTATTCGCTTTTCTGAGACTTTGGCAAATGAGTTACAAAAATTTAATATTGATGTGATGGCTATTTCCCCAGGCGCATTGAATACAGATTTTTTAGATGAGGTGTTGCGTGCTGGACCAGAAAAAGTAGGTGACAAGTTTTATCAAATTTCACTTAAACAAGCTAAAACAGGCGGCTCGTCGCTAGAATTAGCGGCAGACTTATCAGTTTATCTGGCCTCCGATGCTGCTGATGGTATTACGGGAAAATTAATTAGTGCCGTTTGGGATCCTTGGAAAAATTTACATGAATATTATCCAGAAATTGCTATGACGGATATTTATACTTTACGTAGAATTAAACTTGAAAAACTTAAAATTATGAGGAATATATAA
- a CDS encoding Gfo/Idh/MocA family oxidoreductase — protein sequence MNVAIIGCGLIGNKRAQYLKGGNLLYCVDIKIQKAQALANKNPGCQVLLSWQEVMIKPEIDIVIVATTHEVLTEISLAAIEAGKNVLIEKPGARFSKELEPVIKKMKKSNVIVKVGFNHRYHKALLKAYEIYQRGELGELMFIRARYGHGGRIGYDKEWRSIPELSGGGELLDKGIHLVDLSRWFLGDFTEISGFAHTYYWDRPVDDNGFILLKTATKQTAFLHASCTEWKNLFSFEIYGKKGKLDIQGLGGSYGIERLSYYKMLPHMGPPETSMWEYPMGDDSWQLEFSALLDDIKNRRSTNLGLQDAHAALTIVEKVAQGSGYAYHT from the coding sequence ATGAATGTTGCAATTATTGGCTGTGGATTGATCGGTAATAAGCGTGCCCAATATCTAAAAGGTGGAAATTTACTGTATTGTGTTGATATAAAAATTCAAAAAGCTCAAGCTTTGGCCAATAAAAACCCTGGTTGCCAAGTTCTATTGAGTTGGCAGGAAGTTATGATTAAACCAGAAATAGATATTGTTATTGTTGCCACGACACACGAGGTGCTTACTGAGATTAGTTTAGCGGCTATTGAAGCTGGAAAAAATGTTTTAATTGAAAAACCTGGTGCCCGATTTAGTAAAGAATTAGAACCCGTTATTAAAAAAATGAAAAAATCAAATGTCATTGTAAAGGTTGGATTTAATCATCGCTATCATAAAGCTTTATTAAAAGCCTACGAAATATATCAAAGAGGTGAGTTAGGCGAATTAATGTTTATTAGAGCTCGTTATGGTCATGGAGGTCGAATAGGTTATGATAAAGAATGGCGTTCGATTCCTGAGTTATCAGGGGGTGGAGAATTATTAGATAAGGGAATACACTTAGTTGATCTTTCGCGTTGGTTTTTAGGCGATTTTACTGAAATAAGTGGATTTGCTCACACTTATTATTGGGACAGACCTGTGGATGATAATGGATTTATTTTATTAAAAACTGCAACTAAGCAAACTGCTTTTTTACACGCCAGTTGTACAGAATGGAAAAATTTGTTTTCCTTTGAGATTTATGGAAAAAAAGGGAAACTAGATATTCAAGGATTAGGCGGAAGTTATGGGATAGAACGTTTAAGTTATTATAAAATGTTGCCACATATGGGTCCTCCTGAAACAAGTATGTGGGAATATCCTATGGGTGATGATTCGTGGCAGTTAGAATTTTCTGCTCTTTTAGATGATATCAAAAATCGACGTTCAACTAATCTTGGATTACAAGATGCTCATGCTGCTTTAACGATTGTAGAAAAAGTTGCACAAGGGTCGGGTTATGCTTATCACACGTAG